The genomic DNA tccaaaataaaaatttctcatgTCACATCAAACTGCAACGGAATTATGAGATCTCATGCGACTTGTATTTGAATCTAGAACCTAATTCTGCAGCATAAAAATATTTCTGGAGCATAAAACTAGGGAAGACATTATACACTCTTATTAAAACTGAATATGACTCCTATTAAAATTGAATGTAACACAAGTCAGTCGATATACAATGACACTAATTCATTTCAAGAATTGAAAAGAATATGATGAATTTAGGGGCCAGCTTCCCTTTCAACGAAAAAGAAATTTTGTGACGCCAACAATCCATTCAATGTTCCATAAGCAAATCAGACTGATTCAAGCCAACTTTTTTGCAAACCACTTAAGTTGCAGGGACAATAATAGCTcctcaagaaaagaaaaaaaaaactaaatccaCAAAATATGAATCAAAGACATGtttcaatttgtttttttttttttttttgtttttgctaaCAAAAACACAATGATGCTCCACTACTTAATCAACAAGGAGAAGAAATAAAAGTGAAGATAACACAATCTCGGCAACTTTTTTTCCAATCATTAATGTCCTCACGAAGTTCACCTCAGAACACCAATTGTGCTGACGAGGGAGGAGATCCCACTGCATTCTACATGCCTTCTCCCGAGACACTGCTTCCCGTGCCTCTCCTACCAACAGTTGTATTTTTCAATATCTGCCACAGAAATAGCGAGTTTCAGGAAGTTTTCATAGTTCAGTTTACAAACAGCACATTCAGCAGATGCAGCTGATATTTGCTCTAACAATCCGACTAATGCGAGTGAAAGAAGGCCAAACAGAGGTTTTATACACCATTGCTGTAATGCAAAGAAAGAAAGTGTGCATGGACTAGTATCTCTATGTTCAGATACTTGCCTTCCTTGACAAAGAATCAAACAGAAAAAGGACATGTCTTTCTACGAAACAAGAGAAAGCAAGCCATACTTGTCTTAGCATGTTGTTTTCATTTTGCAAGGTAGACATTCTCTCTTCCAATTCTGAATTCCTGGCCTCTAAATCCTTCACCTTGGCTTCCAAATCAGTCAGGTaggccttcttcctctcccttgctTGCTGAGCTGAGACTCTATTCCTAAGCAACCTTTgtttgaaaggaaaaaaaaaatctgaacagATCGTTCACGAAGTATCCAAGCAGATGGGCAGAAGAGTGAAGTCGCTCCTCACCTCTTCAGACGCTTGTGCTCCTTGTCGGCGGGGCTCCTCCCTCTCCGCTGCTGGCCAGACTGAGCAGTCGACTGGGCTCGTTCCGGACCCGCCGCCGAGGCAGCCTCCCTTCCGGAGGTCGACGGGCCGGCCAACTCGAATCCGAAGTCTGGCACTCTCCCGATCTCCTCGTCGCTCTCCATTCCTACATCAGATCCACGATTAAAAAATCGATATCAATAAACTACGATACTGGGGGGAAGATGAAATCCCTTTTCCAATAGGGAAACAAAATTGTAATTTTCAAGAACCAGAAGAAGAAAACGAATTTTGACAATGGAAATATAATTTTTACGTAAAATCACTGAACATTTCAAGTGCAATCGCCATAATCAAACAAAGGCCAGAAATAATCAAAGACTTGCCTTCTTTGACTTCCATCTGAAGGGCGGAGCTCGAAGACCTCTCGCTGCTCGAAGGAAGAGAGCTGTTTCCCTGCTCCTGCAGCATTCTCCGTCACGTTATTCGCCTCCAAAAGAAGAATtgtttagaagaagaggaagaagaaggagacggCGGCGACTTTGCTTGGACTCCACAGTTCGCCTTTCCGACACCTTCAGGAGAAAAGCCGGGAAGAGCTAATCATGCTTCTCCAAGGGCGTCCCAGGTCGTCTATCCGCCGTCCAAGAAGGATTCATCGGACGGTAGAGAGGTCATGATCGTGGACGAAGGACGAGCCACAAACCTAGTGGCGAATCCAAAGGTGATGAGAAGGCAAACGCGGAGTCCTTTGCACCGTCTGATCACTACCGAATCTTGTGTCCGGTAAGCGACTAGATCCACCTTTCCCCTTTTTGGTgcaaaaaaataaattcgaagtATTTATATCAGTCTAAAATATCTGAATTAggaaaaaaaatctctctttccggTGTCGATGGGGACCATCCATTCATGTTCAATATCTTCTCCATAATGGTAAAGCAAGAGATTTACGAGACGGAGAAGGTAAATTATTTAGATATAGGAAAAACACTTATCAAACTAGAAATTTAAGGTGTCCTAACTGTTGGAGtaaaaaagataaaagaaaaaaataataaatctaactagTATAAGATGATTGATCtaattttatgaaaaaatttttat from Zingiber officinale cultivar Zhangliang chromosome 4A, Zo_v1.1, whole genome shotgun sequence includes the following:
- the LOC121973439 gene encoding transcription factor HY5-like, which translates into the protein MLQEQGNSSLPSSSERSSSSALQMEVKEGMESDEEIGRVPDFGFELAGPSTSGREAASAAGPERAQSTAQSGQQRRGRSPADKEHKRLKRLLRNRVSAQQARERKKAYLTDLEAKVKDLEARNSELEERMSTLQNENNMLRQILKNTTVGRRGTGSSVSGEGM